The proteins below are encoded in one region of Pongo pygmaeus isolate AG05252 chromosome 20, NHGRI_mPonPyg2-v2.0_pri, whole genome shotgun sequence:
- the DMWD gene encoding dystrophia myotonica WD repeat-containing protein isoform X1, with product MAAGGSEGGSGPGAAMGDCAEIKSQFRTREGFYKLLPGDGASRRSGPASAQTPVPPQPPQPPPGPASASGPGAAGPASSPPPAGPGPGPALPAVRLSLVRLGEPDSAGAGEPPATPAGLGSGGDRVCFNLGRELYFYPGCCRRGSQRSIDLNKPIDKRIYKGTQPTCHDFNQFTAATETISLLVGFSAGQVQYLDLIKKDTSKLFNEERLIDKTKVTYLKWLPESESLFLASHASGHLYLYNVSHPCASAPPQYSLLKQGEGFSVYAAKSKAPRNPLAKWAVGEGPLNEFAFSPDGRHLACVSQDGCLRVFHFDSMLLRGLMKSYFGGLLCVCWSPDGRYVVTGGEDDLVTVWSFTEGRVVARGHGHKSWVNAVAFDPYTTRAEEAATAAGADGERSGEEEEEEPEAAGTGSAGGAPLSPLPKAGSITYRFGSAGQDTQFCLWDLTEDVLYPHPPLARTRTLPGTPGTTPPAASSSRGGEPGPGPLPRSLSRSNSLPHPAGGGKAGGPGVAAEPGTPFSIGRFATLTLQERRDRGAEKEHKRYHSLGNISRGGSGGGGSGGEKPSGPVPRSRLDPAKVLGTALCPRIHEVPLLEPLVCKKIAQERLTVLLFLEDCIITACQEGLICTWARPGKAFTDEETEAQTGEGSWPRSPSKSVVEGISSQPGNSPSGTVV from the exons ATGGCGGCGGGCGGCTCGGAGGGCGGCTCGGGCCCCGGCGCCGCCATGGGGGACTGCGCGGAGATTAAGTCGCAGTTCCGCACGCGCGAGGGTTTCTACAAGCTGCTCCCGGGCGACGGCGCCTCTCGCAGGTCGGGTCCGGCTTCCGCCCAGACCCCGGTGCCGCCTCAGCCACCGCAGCCCCCGCCCGGCCCTGCCTCCGCCTCCGGTCCCGGCGCTGCAGGCCCCGCGTCGTCTCCGCCGCCCGCAGGCCCCGGACCCGGGCCCGCGCTGCCCGCCGTGCGCCTCAGCCTCGTGCGCCTCGGGGAGCCCGACAGCGCTGGGGCTGGGGAGCCGCCCGCCACGCCCGCGGGGCTGGGCTCGGGGGGAGACCGCGTCTGCTTCAACTTGGGCCGTGAGCTCTATTTCTACCCAGGCTGCTGCCGCCGTGGGAGCCAACGG TCCATTGACCTCAACAAGCCAATTGACAAGAGGATCTACAAGGGCACCCAGCCCACCTGCCACGATTTCAACCAGTTCACTGCTGCCACCGAGACCATCTCGCTGCTGGTGGGCTTCTCAGCGGGTCAGGTGCAGTACCTGGATCTCATCAAAAAGGACACCAGCAAGCTGTTCAATGAGGAG CGGTTGATCGACAAGACCAAGGTGACGTATCTGAAGTGGCTGCCTGAGTCGGAGAGCCTGTTCCTGGCATCACACGCCAGTGGCCACCTGTACCTGTACAACGTCAGCCACCCCTGCGCCTCGGCCCCACCCCAGTACAGCctgctgaagcagggcgagggcTTCTCTGTCTATGCGGCCAAGAGCAAGGCACCCCGCAACCCGCTGGCCAAGTGGGCGGTGGGTGAGGGGCCCCTCAACGAGTTCGCCTTCTCGCCCGATGGCCGGCACCTGGCCTGTGTGAGCCAGGACGGCTGCCTGCGCGTCTTCCACTTCGACTCCATGCTCCTGCGCGGGCTCATGAAGAGCTACTTTGGGGGCCTGCTGTGTGTGTGCTGGAGCCCTGACGGCCGCTATGTGGTGACGGGTGGCGAAGATGACCTGGTCACCGTGTGGTCCTTCACCGAGGGCCGCGTGGTGGCTCGAGGCCATGGCCACAAGTCCTGGGTCAACGCTGTGGCCTTTGACCCCTACACCACACGGGCAGAGGAGGCGGCGACAGCAGCTGGTGCTGATGGGGAGCGGAGcggcgaggaggaggaggaggagcccgAGGCTGCGGGCACAGGCTCGGCTGGGGGCGCCCCGCTCTCTCCACTGCCCAAGGCTGGCTCCATTACTTACCGCTTTGGCTCGGCGGGCCAGGACACGCAGTTCTGCCTGTGGGACCTCACTGAAGATGTGCTCTACCCACACCCGCCCCTGGCCCGCACCCGCACCCTCCCGGGCACACCTGGCACCACGCCACCGGCCGCCAGCAGCTCGAGGGGTGGCGAGCCTGGCCCAGGCCCCCTGCCTCGCTCGCTGTCCCGCTCCAACAGTCTCCCGCACCCGGCGGGTGGGGGCAAGGCAGGTGGCCCGGGTGTGGCGGCAGAGCCTGGCACACCATTCAGCATCGGCCGCTTCGCCACACTCACACTGCAGGAGCGGCGGGACCGGGGGGCCGAGAAGGAGCACAAGCGctaccacagcctgggcaacatcagcCGGGGTGGCagtggcggcggcggcagcggtgGGGAGAAGCCCAGCGGCCCCGTTCCCCGCAGCCGCCTGGACCCCGCCAAGGTGCTGGGCACCGCGCTGTGCCCGCGTATCCACGAGGTGCCCCTGCTGGAGCCCCTTGTGTGCAAGAAGATCGCCCAGGAGCGGCTCACAGTCCTCCTGTTCCTGGAGGACTGCATCATCACTGCCTGCCAGGAGGGCCTCATCTGCACCTGGGCCCGGCCGGGCAAGGCG TTCACAGACGAGGAGACCGAGGCCCAGACAGGGGAAGGAAGTTGGCCCAGGTCACCCAGCAAGTCAGTGGTAGAG GGCATCTCCTCCCAACCAGGCAACTCCCCGAGCGGCACAGTGGTGTGA
- the DMWD gene encoding dystrophia myotonica WD repeat-containing protein isoform X2 codes for MAAGGSEGGSGPGAAMGDCAEIKSQFRTREGFYKLLPGDGASRRSGPASAQTPVPPQPPQPPPGPASASGPGAAGPASSPPPAGPGPGPALPAVRLSLVRLGEPDSAGAGEPPATPAGLGSGGDRVCFNLGRELYFYPGCCRRGSQRSIDLNKPIDKRIYKGTQPTCHDFNQFTAATETISLLVGFSAGQVQYLDLIKKDTSKLFNEERLIDKTKVTYLKWLPESESLFLASHASGHLYLYNVSHPCASAPPQYSLLKQGEGFSVYAAKSKAPRNPLAKWAVGEGPLNEFAFSPDGRHLACVSQDGCLRVFHFDSMLLRGLMKSYFGGLLCVCWSPDGRYVVTGGEDDLVTVWSFTEGRVVARGHGHKSWVNAVAFDPYTTRAEEAATAAGADGERSGEEEEEEPEAAGTGSAGGAPLSPLPKAGSITYRFGSAGQDTQFCLWDLTEDVLYPHPPLARTRTLPGTPGTTPPAASSSRGGEPGPGPLPRSLSRSNSLPHPAGGGKAGGPGVAAEPGTPFSIGRFATLTLQERRDRGAEKEHKRYHSLGNISRGGSGGGGSGGEKPSGPVPRSRLDPAKVLGTALCPRIHEVPLLEPLVCKKIAQERLTVLLFLEDCIITACQEGLICTWARPGKAGISSQPGNSPSGTVV; via the exons ATGGCGGCGGGCGGCTCGGAGGGCGGCTCGGGCCCCGGCGCCGCCATGGGGGACTGCGCGGAGATTAAGTCGCAGTTCCGCACGCGCGAGGGTTTCTACAAGCTGCTCCCGGGCGACGGCGCCTCTCGCAGGTCGGGTCCGGCTTCCGCCCAGACCCCGGTGCCGCCTCAGCCACCGCAGCCCCCGCCCGGCCCTGCCTCCGCCTCCGGTCCCGGCGCTGCAGGCCCCGCGTCGTCTCCGCCGCCCGCAGGCCCCGGACCCGGGCCCGCGCTGCCCGCCGTGCGCCTCAGCCTCGTGCGCCTCGGGGAGCCCGACAGCGCTGGGGCTGGGGAGCCGCCCGCCACGCCCGCGGGGCTGGGCTCGGGGGGAGACCGCGTCTGCTTCAACTTGGGCCGTGAGCTCTATTTCTACCCAGGCTGCTGCCGCCGTGGGAGCCAACGG TCCATTGACCTCAACAAGCCAATTGACAAGAGGATCTACAAGGGCACCCAGCCCACCTGCCACGATTTCAACCAGTTCACTGCTGCCACCGAGACCATCTCGCTGCTGGTGGGCTTCTCAGCGGGTCAGGTGCAGTACCTGGATCTCATCAAAAAGGACACCAGCAAGCTGTTCAATGAGGAG CGGTTGATCGACAAGACCAAGGTGACGTATCTGAAGTGGCTGCCTGAGTCGGAGAGCCTGTTCCTGGCATCACACGCCAGTGGCCACCTGTACCTGTACAACGTCAGCCACCCCTGCGCCTCGGCCCCACCCCAGTACAGCctgctgaagcagggcgagggcTTCTCTGTCTATGCGGCCAAGAGCAAGGCACCCCGCAACCCGCTGGCCAAGTGGGCGGTGGGTGAGGGGCCCCTCAACGAGTTCGCCTTCTCGCCCGATGGCCGGCACCTGGCCTGTGTGAGCCAGGACGGCTGCCTGCGCGTCTTCCACTTCGACTCCATGCTCCTGCGCGGGCTCATGAAGAGCTACTTTGGGGGCCTGCTGTGTGTGTGCTGGAGCCCTGACGGCCGCTATGTGGTGACGGGTGGCGAAGATGACCTGGTCACCGTGTGGTCCTTCACCGAGGGCCGCGTGGTGGCTCGAGGCCATGGCCACAAGTCCTGGGTCAACGCTGTGGCCTTTGACCCCTACACCACACGGGCAGAGGAGGCGGCGACAGCAGCTGGTGCTGATGGGGAGCGGAGcggcgaggaggaggaggaggagcccgAGGCTGCGGGCACAGGCTCGGCTGGGGGCGCCCCGCTCTCTCCACTGCCCAAGGCTGGCTCCATTACTTACCGCTTTGGCTCGGCGGGCCAGGACACGCAGTTCTGCCTGTGGGACCTCACTGAAGATGTGCTCTACCCACACCCGCCCCTGGCCCGCACCCGCACCCTCCCGGGCACACCTGGCACCACGCCACCGGCCGCCAGCAGCTCGAGGGGTGGCGAGCCTGGCCCAGGCCCCCTGCCTCGCTCGCTGTCCCGCTCCAACAGTCTCCCGCACCCGGCGGGTGGGGGCAAGGCAGGTGGCCCGGGTGTGGCGGCAGAGCCTGGCACACCATTCAGCATCGGCCGCTTCGCCACACTCACACTGCAGGAGCGGCGGGACCGGGGGGCCGAGAAGGAGCACAAGCGctaccacagcctgggcaacatcagcCGGGGTGGCagtggcggcggcggcagcggtgGGGAGAAGCCCAGCGGCCCCGTTCCCCGCAGCCGCCTGGACCCCGCCAAGGTGCTGGGCACCGCGCTGTGCCCGCGTATCCACGAGGTGCCCCTGCTGGAGCCCCTTGTGTGCAAGAAGATCGCCCAGGAGCGGCTCACAGTCCTCCTGTTCCTGGAGGACTGCATCATCACTGCCTGCCAGGAGGGCCTCATCTGCACCTGGGCCCGGCCGGGCAAGGCG GGCATCTCCTCCCAACCAGGCAACTCCCCGAGCGGCACAGTGGTGTGA